A section of the Ictalurus punctatus breed USDA103 chromosome 8, Coco_2.0, whole genome shotgun sequence genome encodes:
- the LOC108268564 gene encoding aryl-hydrocarbon-interacting protein-like 1, whose product MEETYLFNHPGVKKVILHGGQGPLPHFPNGTKLVFHFQTLLDNFERTVIDDSRKNKQPTEIFVGKMFKMEVWEVLLTSMRVDEVAEFWCDAIHTGLYPMVAKGIRLAAQGKDPLEGQKHMCGMGNVFTYHSTGFAELDELMREPQPLIFIMELISVGEPFSYLRESWLMEKDEKMQLVPTLHRQGNTLVQEKCYHEASEKYKEAVLLLRTVQSREMPGDDDYIKLSKLIIPLVLNYCQCMLELEEYYEVIEHTTELIEKHKDCVKAYYKRAKAYAAVWSEKEAKRDFLMVANLDMSLARLVQRELKLLSEAMKEKYWEDKEKYWNIFEKKKRNEDEKNTKEKQEEGCAAKQDENIYLNEKVQCSQPKVQEEQKFESAEANTQNRQLDEPKSEVDQQIAAPMEGMDRQQLLRLIMLLQDEGNFYIKEQHFAEAMVKFKNALEYVDYLQTKEIDYKGEDWESLEKVRLPLTLNLSQCKFELGEYQEVVKLNSQLLENHKDNLKAIYQRARAYAALYNEDKARQDFFRAEHLDSKLKPIVEQELKKLGENLRAKYVNENKNYWASSQEKWEKKAQAKRANKKVLKLTDKRKATKESYDEGQEIKIGISNKGGENSLSQAGNEKRQDIKTNIMNKEHTSSLPPKEGKC is encoded by the exons atggagGAAACATATCTATTTAACCATCCTGGAGTGAAAAAGGTTATTCTGCATGGTGGCCAGGGTCCTCTACCTCACTTTCCAAACGGTACTAAG TTGGTGTTCCATTTCCAGACGCTACTGGACAATTTTGAGAGGACAGTGATCGATGACAGTCGCAAAAACAAGCAGCCAACAGAGATTTTTGTTGGGAAAATGTTCAAGATGGAGGTGTGGGAGGTGCTGTTAACCTCCATGAGGGTTGACGAGGTTGCAGAGTTCTGGTGTGATGCTATT CACACAGGTCTCTATCCCATGGTTGCTAAAGGGATACGTTTGGCTGCACAGGGCAAAGACCCACTGGAAGGCCAGAAGCACATGTGTGGTATGGGCAATGTGTTCACCTACCATTCCACAGGTTTCGCTGAACTCGATGAGCTGATGAGGGAGCCACAGCCTCTAATCTTCATCATGGAGCTAATTTCG GTAGGTGAGCCATTCTCCTACCTTCGTGAGTCTTGGCTTATGGAGAAGGATGAGAAGATGCAACTTGTGCCCACCCTTCACCGTCAAGGCAACACACTTGTCCAGGAAAAATGTTACCATGAAGCATCTGAGAAATACAAGGAGGCTGTGCTGCTGTTACGCACCGTCCAGTCAAGG GAGATGCCAGGAGATGATGACTATATTAAGCTGAGCAAGCTTATTATCCCGCTGGTCCTCAACTACTGCCAGTGCATGCTAGAACTGGAAGAATACTATGAAGTAATAGAGCACACCACAGAACTCATCGAGAAGCATAAGG ACTGTGTGAAGGCGTACTATAAGCGTGCCAAAGCATATGCTGCTGTCTGGAGTGAGAAGGAGGCAAAACGGGACTTCCTGATGGTGGCCAACCTGGACATGAGTCTGGCTAGGCTGGTTCAGAGAGAACTGAAGCTCCTCTCAGAAGCAATGAAAGAGAAATACTGGGAAGACAAAGAGAAATACTGGAACATAtttgagaagaaaaagaggaatgaGGATGAAAAGAATACTAAGGAGAAACAAGAGGAAGGATGTGCAGCAAAGCAAGATGAAAACATTTATCTGAATGAGAAAGTGCAGTGTTCTCAGCCAAAGGTCCAAGAGGAGCAGAAGTTTGAAAGTGCAGaggcaaacacacaaaataggCAATTGGATGAACCAAAATCAGAAGTTGATCAGCAAATTGCTGCTCCAATGGAGGGTATGGACCGGCAGCAGTTGTTAAGGCTGATTATGCTGCTCCAGGATGAAGGGAATTTCTATATTAAAGAGCAGCACTTTGCAGAGGCCATGGTGAAATTTAAAAATGCCCTGGAGTATGTAGACTATCTTCAAACCAAG GAGATAGACTATAAAGGAGAGGACTGGGAGTCCCTGGAGAAAGTACGCCTGCCACTCACCCTCAACCTGAGCCAGTGCAAGTTTGAGCTTGGAGAATACCAAGAGGTGGTGAAACTCAACAGTCAACTACTAGAAAATCATAAAG ACAACCTAAAAGCCATCTATCAGCGTGCTCGCGCCTATGCAGCCCTGTACAATGAGGACAAAGCCAGACAGGATTTCTTCAGAGCAGAGCACCTTGACTCCAAGCTCAAACCCATTGTTGAGCAGGAACTAAAGAAGCTAGGTGAGAATCTTCGGGCCAagtatgtaaatgagaacaagAACTACTGGGCCAGCAGCCAAGAGAAATGGGAAAAGAAGGCCCAAGCCAAGAGAGCCAACAAGAAAGTGTTGAAATTGACTGACAAGAGAAAAGCCACCAAAGAGAGCTATGATGAAGGACAAGAAATTAAGATAGGCATCTCTAATAAAGGAGGGGAGAATTCACTCAGCCAGGCAGGCAATGAAAAAAGACAGGATATAAAGACAAACATTATGAATAAAGAGCACACAAGCTCTCTGCCTCCAAAGGAGGGGAAATGTTGA